In Salvelinus namaycush isolate Seneca chromosome 37, SaNama_1.0, whole genome shotgun sequence, the following are encoded in one genomic region:
- the mrap2a gene encoding melanocortin-2 receptor accessory protein 2A: MSEFNHSNLSGGNAPDPDYKWTYEYYDDDEPVSFEGLKAHRYSIVIGFWVGLAVFVIFMFFVLTLLTKTGAPHPEGAEPCKKRVRLTSCVEDLRPPADPDNRPCLQLDSSLSRSLFHCYINEEQAQGGSRPRAGAGAVGAPSGGLVQGPGRGRSGSPEEGVVVGMEVGVSRALQGAAMLGGNRTDHREAMSLSHFNIPNVVDSEHSSTLGADDLLLGEPPIIMEGECHRPHSAHHMMD; encoded by the exons ATGTCTGAGTTTAACCACTCAAATCTATCAGGCGGAAACGCTCCAGACCCGGACTACAAGTGGACATATGAGTATTACGACGATGATGAGCCTGTTTCGTTCGAGGGACTCAAAGCGCACCGAT ACTCCATCGTGATAGGCTTCTGGGTGGGCCTGGCTGTCTTTGTCATCTTCATGTTCTTTGTCCTGACGCTTCTCACCAAGACAGGAGCTCCACATCCCGA AGGAGCTGAGCCCTGTAAGAAGCGTGTTCGTCTGACCAGCTGTGTGGAGGACCTCCGCCCACCTGCAGACCCTGACAACCGGCCCTGCCTCCAACTGGACTCCTCTCTCAGCCGCTCCCTCTTCCACTGCTACATCAATGAGGAACAGGCCCAGGGGGGGTCCAGGCCTAGAGCTGGAGCAGGAGCTGTGGGAGCACCCAGTGGAGGGCTGGTCCAGGGGCCGGGGCGAGGCAGGTCAGGCAGCCCAGaggagggggtggtggtggggatggAAGTAGGTGTCAGCCGTGCCCTGCAAGGGGCTGCCATGTTGGGGGGGAACCGGACTGACCACAGAGAAGCAATGTCCCTGTCCCACTTCAACATCCCTAACGTTGTGGACTCCGAGCACAGCTCCACCCTGGGGGCAGACGATCTGCTGCTGGGGGAGCCACCAATCATCATGGAGGGGGAGTGTCATCGGCCCCACAGCGCACATCACATGATGGACTAA